In a genomic window of Oncorhynchus keta strain PuntledgeMale-10-30-2019 chromosome 28, Oket_V2, whole genome shotgun sequence:
- the tmem51a gene encoding transmembrane protein 51a: protein MLSSAEVPPNRPVASNHHNSPGNSGSQYALCALGVGLVALGIVMIVWSVVPSDMAGNNSSGTGGGNPKPDTRGRTSSVAFVLVGAGVAMLLLSLCLGMRNKQREQQVLLEAQTLGAGNVATSEDDGETAEERAQRYTVPSYEEVVGSGEYPIRQSNLRHSSSQLPSYDDLVDGVQMELEGSDVTQTSPASANPASSAVPNRRTGRTGLKLLPLKIRRIKSEKLFMNNTDNSQPPGGITIEPLTPPPMYEDKAPQL, encoded by the exons ATGCTCTCCAGCGCTGAGGTGCCCCCAAACCGCCCTGTTGCCAGCAACCACCACAACAGTCCCGGAAACTCAGGTTCTCAGTATGCCTTGTGTGCCCTGGGGGTGGGACTGGTGGCCCTGGGCATTGTCATGATCGTATGGAGTGTGGTGCCCTCCGACATGGCCGGGAACAACAGCAGTGGCACCGGAGGAGGGAACCCGAAACCGGACACTAGGGGGAGGACTTCATCGGTGGCCTTTGTACTGGTCGGGGCTGGAGTGGCCATGCTCCTGCTGTCCCTGTGCCTGGGGATGAGGAACAAGCAGCGGGAGCAGCAGGTGCTCCTAGAGGCCCAGACTCTGGGGGCAGGCAACGTAGCTACCAGTGAGGACGACGGAGAGAC GGCAGAGGAGCGAGCCCAGAGGTACACTGTGCCCAGCTACGAGGAGGTGGTAGGCAGCGGCGAGTACCCCATACGCCAGAGCAACTTGCGCCAcagctcctcccagctgccctccTACGACGACCTGGTGGACGGTGTGCAGATGGAGCTGGAAGGGTCAGATGTCACCCAGACGTCACCCGCTTCCGCTAACCCTGCCTCCTCTGCTGTGCCTAACCGCCGCACTGGGCGAACGGGCCTCAAGCTCCTTCCCCTTAAGATCCGGAGGATTAAATCGGAGAAGCTCTTTATGAATAACACGGATAACTCTCAGCCACCGGGAGGGATCACTATTGAGCCGCTCACTCCGCCACCAATGTATGAGGACAAAGCACCCCAGCTCTGA